AGGAGAAGAAAAACCAAGAGGAATTGATTCCTAATCACtatctacttgtttttgttgtttttcttttatatggATAACGGTATCATATTTACACAATGCTATTATGAACACAAAAAACACTAATATTAATATCATCACGAATTTCATAACACAAACTCATGTACCGAAGTCATACTAATATATACAGAACACAAAATAAACATAAGTACAAGAGTCTGATTGTAACATAAAGATATGCATATGTACAACAGTttccaatatcacaaaatatcTACAATGCTACCCTCTACCCCCAACTAAaagcatgcattgtccccaatgcattaAAACAGAGAGATAAGTTTGAGGGGAGCTCCCTGAGGCACACAAAGTGCTATGGGAGTTAGTAGCTGGCTGAGTACTGGAGGGGTCACCCTCAGATGTGGAAGCTGGGACCGATGAGAGCTCGGTCTGAGGAGTGACCTCTGCTGATGGAGTAATGCTCTCAGGCTGGTCCAAAACAGGAGTTGGAGCTGGAGCTGGAGCTGGTGTTGGAGCCTGAGAGCTGCTACTCTCGCCCACTGATGGCGGGGTGACTGATGGAGCTATAGGGCTGGCAATATCTACTAGAGACCGCTGGATCGCTGTCTGCATATCTACTTGTTTCACTTCTGCAATAGCAGCCTCCTCAATAATAACATCCTCGATAGAGGCATCCGCAATCTGCTTTCCTTTATCCTGAGGGCCATCATCGCTTGAATATCCAGAACATTCCTCATCCTCGCTCTCATCTTCTGATTTTACCAGAACCTCCGGACTCCTCCCCAGAATAGATCACAATATGGGCTAGAGGGGCTTTAGGCTGGGAAGCTGCAGCAGTAGGAGGGGCAGTATCATTCATCAATGCAGTGAAGTCAAGACCTAAGTCCGGAGGTGTTGTGCTTTTCACCTGATCACCATCTGTGGGAACGAGGGATGATAGATCTAACTCCAAGTTCTGCATATTTTGGAGCTCGGTCTTCATAGAAGCAACCTCCTTCTTGAGTCCAGGCAACCCACTAACTTCACCCCTCTCTATCTTCTCCACCCTCAACTCAAGTTACTGTAGACGATCCTCATAATTTGACTGTTGCTGTTGGAGGTCTGTCACTGAGGATTGCATGTGCATCAGGGCTTGTTTAATTAGATTTGGCAATGTATTCAAAAGCTGATCTACTTTGGCATTGGCATGCTGAGCCAGTAGACCAAGCTTCGAGACAGCAGAAATAGTGATGGCAGGCTGGACAATGGTGGACTGAGAAGAAGGCTCGGAAGTGGAAGTGGGGGCCTCTGTAACCTAAGGAGTCACTGGTGTCTGGGAGTCACTGTGCTCTAGATCAATCGGATCTTGGACCTGAACCTGTGATGGGGCAGCAGCAACAGTGATACGAGAGATATCCATGATACGTGTGATATCAATATCCCTCGTTTCCTTTCAAGTTTTATCAGTTGGCAGGATGGGAACTTTCACAGCTTTACACAGAGTTGTGATCAGGCAACGGAAAGGAAGTGAAGTTGCATGCTGCATTGCTCGGATCCCTATTTCTTGGAAGATCAACGCTCCCACATCTATCTTGATACCAGTCATGATGCAAGCAATCAGAAGGGCCCTCTCGATGGCTATTTCAGTTTCATTTTGAGTTGGTACCAACCGAGAAGTGACAAAACTGAGCTAGTAGCGACCCTCTCTCGTGAGATCTTCCTTATATATCTTGTGCTGAGGATCGACCCAAGCGGGAGTCGCTTTTGCTATCACTGAGGCAATCCATCAACATTCATTCtccttatttttgaatttttcagtgTACTCAGCTGTGCCTTCTCTCCGTCCTTTGACTTAGAACTCATTAAGGGCCTCAATGTTGAAGAAAACAGTCTTTTCCAGGACAAGCACTTGGTCGGTGAAAACTTTGTTGCATTTGTGGTATTTCATCCTGGAGGCCCCATATGTGCATAGAATTCCCTCACAAGGGTCTCATTCTACTCCGTGGGTGGCTTAGTGAAGTTCTCCAATGTCCGTGTTTTTATGTTTTCCAGGATATGGGGGTATTTGTCTTTGAGCTCGTTCAAGCTCAATTGTTTCTCACCCAGGATTTTGCGCTTTGTGAGCCCTTTTCTAAATACCTCCTTGGACCCATCAACCCCAAATCGGAGCTGGAAATCTTCACCTCGTTTCCTTCTCTCTTCAGCCTCTATGTTGATTGAGGGCCTGAGCTCCTCCGCCTCAGACTGGGAGGGGCTCGGCACGTTGTCCTCTATCCGCAATCGCTTACTGATGGAAGCTCGCCTTGATGTAGAGGATGAGCGTCTCTTTTAACCCATATTTGCACAATGGTGAAGAGTGAGTGACATCATTAACAATACGGAGAAGATACAGATGAATCAAAGGCAAGAAAGAAAGTGCGATCTGGTCTGCGATCACAAAACCATAATGCGGACCGCAGACTTGTCGTAGATCTTATAGTCTCAACTGGTGGTCTCATTCGGTGGTgagttatgcggtcgcataaccactatgcggaccgcatatccATCGCAGAATTGACATGGCTATATGGTTCAAAACTGAAATCTCTGTATCACTCTGCCGTGAATTTGTGATACGCATGTCAAATATGCGATCGCAAAGACACCacatttcatcatcatcttcagaaGATTTAGGGTTTAGTTGTGAGGCCAAAATGCAGACTGCATTTTCACAATGCGGGCGGTAGATACCTTCTTCTACACAGGTCACCCAAGCTTTCAACAATGGCGGTCCTATTTCATTCTACCCCGTACCCCAAATTATTTTCATCCCAAAAGCATTTACACTACAGAGAAGCAACTACACAAGCATCTAAACACATCTTTGCACAGGATTTAAACGAAAAATCTCTGAACCTACAGTGGAAATCAAAGATAAAATGAGGGAGAAACGGGTACATACCAGCAGAGTTTGATGATTGGGATAATGAGTGTGACAAATGGAGTCCTTTGGTTGCACACAATTTGAGCTTGATTTGGTTCGAAGTCTGTTCGTGTTCTTCCccctttttgtttgttttgttttaagTAAGTGAGAGACGAGAGGGTTATGCGAACTTAGCTTGTTGATTCTGTGATGGATAGGACACCGCATAACACACAGTGCGACCACATGTGTGTTATGCGATGAGGTTAAGGACCAAGCCGAAGGGAGGAAAATGCGGTGCAAAACGCGGTCGCATTAATTAAATGCTGACCGCATAATGCACCACCTCACCGCATTTTCAACCACAATTTTAACCCAAATCTCTGCTTAGGTTTGCGGTTagagtgcggtccgcatagctaaAATGCGACCGTATTTGTGCAACAGAATTCATCTAGTGGTTTATCTTCCACTTTTTATGCATTCGTACCAATTGTTGTGATCTTTTGAACCCCCTGCACTCTGACACACACTTTAAATAGCTCAAATAAATCTATctatcaaaaactaaaaattcatagaacaaaagagtgttaccacacatgggttgcctcccatgaagcgcttgatttaacgtcgcagcacgacgAAGTTGATGTTCCTTTGGTTTCACTCAATGGTCGGGCATGGGCCATTTTTGAGAGCCAGCTGCTCCACCAAATATTTTTCTCCATCAatgcccaagtagtgcttgatgCGTTGGCCATTTACCTTGAATGTCCGGGACCCATCTGTTGATTCTAATTCCACCGCTCCATAAGGAGAGGCATTGACCACTTTGAATGGACCGgaccattttgatttaagcttgcCTGGAAACAATTTGAGCCTTGAGTTAAAGAGCAAGACCAAATCACCCGTCTTAAACTCTTTTTTCAAGATCTTCTTGTCATGGACAAACTTCATCCGTTCTTTGTACACAGCTGCACTTTCATAAGCATGGAACCGGAATTCctccatttcattgagttgtgttaacctcaaatttgcagcTTCCGCCCAATCTAAGTTTAGCCTTTTCAACGCCCACATAGCTTTATGTTCTAATTATACGGATAGATGACATGCTTTACCAAAGACTAGCCGATAAGGAGAAGTACCAATAAGGGTTTTGTAGGCCGTGCGGTGtgcccacaatgcatcatctagcttccttgaccagtcggtcctatttgcattcaCAGTTTTTGCTAGAATGctcttgatctcccggttggaaaccgcaacttgaccacttgactgcggatgataaggtgtggccacCTTGTGCTTTACGCTATACTTCTCAAGCAGCCCCGAGAATGCCTTGTTACAAAAATGAGATCCACTGTCACTAAGGatggctctaggagtgccaacctaagtgaatatgtttttcttcaagaAGGCGGTCACACTCATTGCCTCATTGTTTGGTAAGGcaactgcttcaacccatttggacacgttgTCCACATCTACCAAGATGTATTTCATCCCGTGAAGTCGATTCCCCACATGTCAAAGATCTCTATAtccatcacaaagtgcattggcatttcatgCCTCTTGGAGATTGAAAATTGTCATTGACATTGGTCGcaagccttgaccatttgattggAATCATGGTAGATGGAAGGCCAATAATACCCATATTCAAGAACTTTAGCCGCCGTTCGATATCCTCCATGATGACCCCCAACCGGTGAGTCATGGCATGCCTTGAGAATTGGCATAACCTCTTCTTCGGGAACACACCTTCTGGTAATATTGTCAGCACAAAAACGGAACAAGTATGGTTCCTCCCAATAGTATTGCCGACAGTCTCTCGAAAACTTCTTTCTTTGATAAGATTCCAATCCATCCGGGATAAGTTCACTAACCAAGTAGTTAGCAATATCGGCATACCAAGGAGAAAAAGTGCTAGATAATGCCAATATGTGCTCATTAGTGAATGCATCATTGATTTCAAGATCTCCCTGTGGTCTCCCTGCTTTCTCAAGCCTTGACAAATGATCCGCAACTTGATTTTGAGTTCCCTTGCGATCTTTGACTTcgaagtcaaattcttgcaacaaaAAGACCTATCGAATTAAACGAGGCtttgcatccttctttgccatgagaTATTGAAGAGCCGCATGATCAGTGTATACCACCACCTTGGACCCCAACAAATAAGCCCAGAATTTTTCAAAAGCATACACAATAGCATGAAGCTCTTGCTCAGTTACCGTGTAGTTCATTTGTGCCCCAATGAGAGTTTTACTTGCATAGTACACCGGGTGGAGAACTTTGTTATGATGTTGGCCAAGCATTGCTCCAATGGCTATACCACTGgagtcacacatgagctcgaaaggaagTGACCAATCGGGCATGGCAATAATGGGTGCCGTGGTGAGCCTTTACTTTAACTCCTCAAAAGCTTTAAGACAGttctcatcaaacacaaacttggcatccttttcgAGGAGTTTGCACATGGGGTTAGCAATCTTGGAGAAGTCCTTGATGAAATGCCTGTAAAACCCGGCATGCCCTAGAAAACTTCTAATACCTTTCATGGAGGTCGGTGGAGGAAGCTTAGAAATAATCTCAATCTTTGCCCGGTCGACTTCAATAATTTTGTGCCCAAGCACAATGCCTTCGTCAACCATgaagtgacacttctcccaatttaGCACAAGGTTGGTCTCTTCGCATCACTTAAGCACTTGTCTAAGATTGTCAAGACAGTGCTCAAACGAATCAGCAACCAccgagaaatcatccatgaagacttcaagAAAGTCCTCAACCATGTCGGAGAAGATGGACATCATACACCTTTGGAAAGTGGCCGGAGCATTGCACAAGCCAAATGGCATCCAGCTAAAAGCAAAAGTGCCATACGGGCAAGTGAATGTAGTTTTCTCTTGATTTTCTAAAGCGATGTTGATTTGATTGTAGCCAGAGTAACCatcaaggaaacaataaaatGACCTCCCCActagccgatcaagcatttgatcaataaaaggcatagggaagTGGTCCTTGCAAGTAGCACTGTTAAGTTTTCGATAGTCCATACAAACTCGCCATCCGGTCACAATTCGTGTTGGAATGAGCTCATTCTTCTCATTTTCGATCACGGTTATGCCGCCCttttttggcacacattgtactgGGCTCACCCACGAACTGTCGGCAATGGGGTAAactaccccggcatccaaccacttgataatctcCTTTTTTACTACCTCTTGCATTGACGGGTTCAACCGCATTTGATGTTCCACACTTGGCTTTGTTTCGCTCTCCAGTTGGATTTTATGTTCACAAATTCCTGCGGGTATTCCACGAATGTCCGCAATGGTCCATCCAATGGCTTGCCTATGTTCTTTAAAGACTTCCAACAATTGGTTTACCTACACATAATTCAGGAAAGACGAAACGATTACGGGTAAAGTATCATTAtagccaagaaatttataccttaAGTGCGGCGGGAGAGGCTTGAGCTCTAGTTGTGGTGGCTCAATGATTGATGGTTTGGCGGGAGGTGTGGCCCTATTCTCCAAGTCAAGAGAAAGCTTTGCCGGAGTGTAAGTATAGGATCCAAGACCCTCCAATGCATTTACCGACTCCATGTCCTCACCATCAAAGTTTACCAAGATAGCCGCCAATGCCTCACCAAGGCATTGTTCTTCCATTTTCAATTCGACGGCATCTTTAACCTCATCAACCACATCTATCACTGAAATGCTCTCATACTCATGGGGTAATTTCATACCCTTGCTCGCTTGAAATGTGACTTCTTCATCATTCACCCAGAACTTAATTTCATTTTGCTCCGAATCCATGAGTGCTCTTCCCGTGGATAGGAATGGTCTCCTCaagatgatagggatctctttatCAACAGCACAGTCAAGAATTACAAAGTTGGCGGGCAAtcacatcatcaacaattcctACGAGTCGCTTAATAGATCGATCgaccatttgtaatctcatgctTGTTGGCCTCGGCATCCGTAATCCCGCTTGCTTGTAGATGGCAAGTGGCATCGAGTTGATGCTAGCCCTATTGTCACAAAGGGTTTTTGCAAAGTCACGCTCCCCGATAGTGTATGGAATAGTAAATGCTCCCGGGTCCTCTTTCTTTTGGACAGGGCTTGTGGCAATAATAGAGCTAACCCGGTGAGTCATGTTTACCACCTCACTCTTTGTGGTCCTCTTTTTGGTGATCAAATCCTTCAAATATTTGGCAAATCCCGGCATTTCTTGAAAAGCCTCCAAGAATGGAATGTTCACCGACAATTGCTTTACAGTATCATAGAATTTCGCAAGCTTGCTATCATCAACCCTTGTAATAAGTCTTTGAGGAAAAGGCAgaggaggtctaggaataggAGGTGGAGCTTTTGATGTCTCCTTCTCCTTTTCCTTCACCCCTTCTTGGTTCACTTCTTGCACCTTCTCTTTTTCCGGAACCCTTTTAACTTCAACAACCCCTTGCTCTTCTGCTTCAACTTCTTGTTCGGCTTCTTCCCCAACAACCTCTCGCTCAATGTCACATTGTAAAACCTTCCGACTTCTAGTAGTTATTCCCATGACGTGAGAAGTTGAGCCACTTCCATCACTCTTCGGGTTCGCAATGACATCACTAGGAAGTTACCCTTTTTGCTTTGGGTTTTGCTCTCTTGAAAGGTCTTTCATTTGCATCTCTAACTTTTGGATAGATGCGGTGTGAGAGCCAACTTCGGTCATGTTTCTCATGGACGTGTCAGACTTTTCTTGGTTTTGCAATACTCTTTCAAGTATGCTTTCTAACTTTGACTCACTTGACGACCCTTGATTTGCATAATGACCTTTTGGGGGAACATATGGGTCGGAGCTCCGGTTTgcaaagttgttgttgttgttccaatttccttgatgcGAGGTACCTTGATCATTTCTCCATTGTTGGTTGCCTTGCCCTTGCGGGTTTGGCCTCCACTGGCTTTGTTGCCCTTGACCATGGTAGGGTTGCCTTTGATAGCTTGCTTGAGGGTTGTTGATATAATTTGCTTCCTAAAAATTTTCATCTAAGATGGGTTGGACATCTTCCACTGCATTCACTTTCTTTATCTGATTCTCGGTAAACAGCTTTGTCAGCACATTTACATTTGTTGCAAGCCCGACAATCACTTGATCCCTCTCTTGATTTTCCTTGATTAAGTTGCTCAAGGAAGGAGAGCCATATGAGATTCCTCTGGTAGTATCCTCTGAATTCCATGCTTGGTTGTGCTTTGCCATTTTGTCTAGGATTTGTGTCACTCTTGCAAATGATTTGTCCATGAAGGATCCGTCAGCTGCATTCTTGGCGATGGCTTGGTTCATGGGATCCAAACCCATATAAAATTTTTCCAACAACATGGAATCCGGAAAACCATGGTTTGGAGACCTCACAAAGTATAATTTGAAGTGATCCCATGCCTCATGCAATTGATCTCCCTGTATctgcttgaaaaagaaaatattatcCCGCAACTCAGACTTTTTGCTCTACGGGAACCACTTGGACAAAAACGCCCGGACAAGTTCAGGCCAAGAATGGATAGAGTTGGGTGGCAGATTCTGGAGCCATTTCCTCGCATCCCCAGCTAGAGAATACTTGAAAAATCTCAACCTCAGGGAATCGTCAGAGACATTGTTTTGTTTGTGCATTACACACACACCCAAGAAATTCCTAAGGTGTTGTGTTGGATCATCATATGTGGAGTTTCTGAAAAATCCTTCTGCCTTGAGCATCAGAATTAGATTGTGTTCCACTTTAAATG
This genomic stretch from Nicotiana sylvestris chromosome 9, ASM39365v2, whole genome shotgun sequence harbors:
- the LOC138877388 gene encoding pollen-specific leucine-rich repeat extensin-like protein 2 produces the protein MQNLELDLSSLVPTDGDQVKSTTPPDLGLDFTALMNDTAPPTAAASQPKAPLAHIDKGKQIADASIEDVIIEEAAIAEVKQVDMQTAIQRSLVDIASPIAPSVTPPSVGESSSSQAPTPAPAPAPTPVLDQPESITPSAEVTPQTELSSVPASTSEGDPSSTQPATNSHSTLCASGSSPQTYLSVLMHWGQCMLLVGGRG
- the LOC104234425 gene encoding uncharacterized protein produces the protein MWALKRLNLDWAEAANLRLTQLNEMEEFRFHAYESAAVYKERMKFVHDKKILKKEFKTGDLVLLFNSRLKLFPGKLKSKWSGPFKVVNASPYGAVELESTDGSRTFKVNGQRIKHYLGIDGEKYLVEQLALKNGPCPTIE
- the LOC138877389 gene encoding uncharacterized protein → MGITTRSRKVLQCDIEREVVGEEAEQEVEAEEQGVVEVKRVPEKEKVQEVNQEGVKEKEKETSKAPPPIPRPPLPFPQRLITRVDDSKLAKFYDTVKQLSVNIPFLEAFQEMPGFAKYLKDLITKKRTTKSEVVNMTHRVSSIIATSPVQKKEDPGAFTIPYTIGERDFAKTLCDNRASINSMPLAIYKQAGLRMPRPTSMRLQMVDRSIKRLVGIVDDVIARQLCNS